The nucleotide sequence TGAAACAGGCGAATGATGCAGCAGGCGAGATCGATGGAAAAATCAATTGTGATAGAACTCGTGTGATTCCTATTGATTGATGGTGAAAAGACGATGTAGGATTATCAAAAAAAAACAAAAAGAAAGAAGGAAAAAATGAATATTCAAAACAAAGCAATGCTTGTTAATTTACACATCAAGGGATGGACAGGTGTAAAGTTAGATAGAGATGTTTCTACCCGTATAGACAGCGAGTATCAGTCCATGGATGGAGGAAAATATCAAAAAAACATTATTGCCAAGGATGAACTTAGCGAGATAAAGAAATTACAATCGGAAACGAGAAGATATTTCCGCGATAACACTTTACCTTGGGATAATAGTGGCGCTAGGCTGTTGCCTACAGCACATTATTTTGAGTTTATCAGAATAATGAATGAATTAAAAACCAAGATAAAGAAATCTGAGGATCGATTTATTCAGGCATATCCTCAATTGAAAACCCAGGCGGCAATACGTCTTGGGAAAATGTATAAAATGGATGATTATCCCCCTGTCGAAGAAGTGAAGG is from Candidatus Cloacimonadota bacterium and encodes:
- a CDS encoding DUF3150 domain-containing protein, with protein sequence MNIQNKAMLVNLHIKGWTGVKLDRDVSTRIDSEYQSMDGGKYQKNIIAKDELSEIKKLQSETRRYFRDNTLPWDNSGARLLPTAHYFEFIRIMNELKTKIKKSEDRFIQAYPQLKTQAAIRLGKMYKMDDYPPVEEVKDKYHFEMEINAIPVSKDIRFSLSDSEVTKIRNDIDSRTRLRIQSAVT